The sequence AGTCCGCTATTTTGAGTTGTAATTTGCCAATATTTATATTTTTATAAAAAAATAGCAGGTTTTATGTAATATGATCGCGAATTAATGTTATAACAAGTGTTTTGAAAGGTGGAAAAAACATGGATCGAATTAGTTGTCTAGCTTTTCTTTTGTTTCAAGTCAACAATAAAAAACTACAAGAAGCTGCATTACAATTAGTTAGTGGAGATATTTCCATCCTAGAATTGAAAACAAACCTTGATTTTCTTCCTTTTATTGAAGAAGCTGAAGATACTTTGAAGAAATATACGCCTAACAAAAATGAGGTATGTGAATTTGTCGAAAGATATTTATATGTTTACTAATGAATATAGACTGTCTTTGTGTTCCTAACTTGTCACAGACAGTCTCTTTTTTCAGTTAACGTCTATTCCATGGATTTTGTCATAAAGTAACAAGGATGCTTGTTGCCTTGAAAGTCATTTCTCCTACTTTGGGAAATCTATTCTTCTCGAACAAGGCTTGAGTTTTTTATTTATGGAATACTCATCCATTTTTATGTAGCGAACTCTATTTTGTCTTGCTACCTCCTCTGCAAAAGTCATTAATTGAGATGTACTTCCCTCTTACAGCTGGGTCCACCACTATGCATAAAATAGTATGAGCATCCCCTTTGTTCTCCATAAAACGAATGGGTGATTTATTCTACTGGCAGGTATCGATCCATTGCGATTGATCCCATAACATAACGACCTTTTTCTAATACATACAATGATTTATTTTAGAAAGTCTAGCCGGATAAATTCCATTCCATTGATTGTTATTTTCCTTTAATATAATTGTTATGGTCCTCTCTATCATTTTCATAATTAACTTTAGATCGTCTTTATTTCTCTTCTGATCATTCGTTGTCCTCAAATAATTTATTTATTTGTATTACGGCTAAAAATACAAATAGGTGTTATCAGAGATTCGATAACACCTATTATTTTAATTATTCTGAATATTTTTCTTTTCACGATTGACTACATGTACCCCACCTGATGCTGAGATTACGCTACCTGTAATAAAATCTGAATTTTCCTCACATAAAAACCGAATAATTCTTGCAATATCTTCTCCTGTACCAGAGCGGCCAATCGGAGTGTCCTTATTTATTATATGTCTTGAATTCATGATATTGGATTCCTTCATTTCACCGATTATATCTCCTGGACAAACCATGTTCGCTGTAATGCCATATTCTGCCTCTTCCAATGCAATTGTTTTTGTTAGCGAGACCAACCCTACTTTCGCAGCACTGTAAGCAGATCGATATTTCCACGCGGGTGTATGTTCGGCATCTTGAAAACCGTATGTAATAATCCGACCGAACTTTTGATTTCGCATAATAGGTATACATAATTTCAAAAAGTAAAAGACAGAGGAGAGATTACCATCAATCATTTCCTCCCACTCATGGTCAGCATAATCAACTAATTTCTTTCGTTCAAAAATATACGGCCCAGCATTATTGATTAAATAGTCAATCCTGCCAAATCGATTCATTGCTTTTTCAACGATTAGTTTTATATGTTCCTTATTCGTAATATCCCCATAAACAAATTGTAATTGATTCTCATATTGCTTCCATTCTTTCTTCAATTGA is a genomic window of Niallia sp. XMNu-256 containing:
- a CDS encoding SDR family oxidoreductase, giving the protein MKHAVITAGSKGLGRMVTEQFLQMGCSVTVNYRNDAARVSQLKKEWKQYENQLQFVYGDITNKEHIKLIVEKAMNRFGRIDYLINNAGPYIFERKKLVDYADHEWEEMIDGNLSSVFYFLKLCIPIMRNQKFGRIITYGFQDAEHTPAWKYRSAYSAAKVGLVSLTKTIALEEAEYGITANMVCPGDIIGEMKESNIMNSRHIINKDTPIGRSGTGEDIARIIRFLCEENSDFITGSVISASGGVHVVNREKKNIQNN